The Macadamia integrifolia cultivar HAES 741 unplaced genomic scaffold, SCU_Mint_v3 scaffold721, whole genome shotgun sequence genome includes a region encoding these proteins:
- the LOC122069807 gene encoding germin-like protein 9-3, which yields MGVSMELLEFQPASVNVPHTHPRGAEILFVVDGVLTVGSTDSNGKLYKNVLQKGDVFVFPKGFPQCQANFDKTNKAVAVSAFASSNAGTVSLPKNPFGSNIPDDVLTKAFKISADTLQQLKTNNQS from the coding sequence ATGGGAGTGTCCATGGAGCTTCTTGAGTTCCAGCCTGCCTCTGTGAACGTTCCTCACACTCACCCAAGGGGAGCAGAGATATTGTTTGTTGTTGATGGTGTCTTGACTGTTGGCTCCACAGACAGCAATGGCAAACTCTACAAGAATGTGTTGCAAAAGGGTGATGTGTTCGTCTTCCCCAAGGGCTTTCCTCAATGCCAAGCCAATTTTGACAAGACCAATAAGGCCGTTGCCGTTTCTGCATTTGCCAGCTCCAATGCTGGTACTGTTTCCCTTCCCAAGAACCCCTTTGGATCCAATATCCCAGATGATGTCCTCACCAAGGCCTTCAAGATATCTGCTGACACTCTCCAGCAACTCAAGACCAATAACCAAAGCTGA